In a genomic window of Balaenoptera ricei isolate mBalRic1 chromosome 3, mBalRic1.hap2, whole genome shotgun sequence:
- the DOCK6 gene encoding dedicator of cytokinesis protein 6 isoform X8 → MCQKLPPCQPNKGHGFSWRGSVFEIEIEPIFGILALYDVREKKKISENFYFDLNSDSMKGLLRAHGTHPAISTLARSAIFSVTYPSPDIFLVIKLEKVLQQGDISECCEPYMVMKEVDTAKNKEKLEKLRLAAEQFCTRLGRYRMPFAWTAVHLANIVSSAGQSDRDSDSEGERRPTWTDRRRRGPQDRTSSGDDACSFSGFRPATLTVTNFFKQEAERLSDEDLFKFLADMRRPTSLLRRLRPVTAQLKIDISPAPENPHFCLSPELLHVKPYPDPRGRPTKEILEFPAREVYAPHTSYRNLLYVYPHSLNFSSRQGSVRNLTVRVQYMAGEDPSQALPVIFGKSSCSEFTREAFTPVVYHNKSPEFYEEFKLRLPACVTENHHLLFTFYHVSCQPRPGTALETPVGFTWIPLLQHGRLRTGPFCLPVSVDQPPPSYSVLTPDVALPGMRWVDGHKGVFSVELTAVSSVHPQDPYLDKFFTLVHVLEEGAFPFRLKDAVLSESTVEQELRASLVALRLASPEPLVAFSHHVLDKLVRLVVRPPIIGGQIVNLGRVAFEAMAHVVSLVHRSLEAAQDARGHCPVLAAYVYYAFRLPGTEPSLPGGAPPVTLQPATLARGPGRPASLYLARSKSISSSNPDLAVAPGSVDDEVSRILASKGIDRSHSWVNSAYAPGGSKAVLRRAPPYCGADPRQAIDRSSSRTSSYLEGSSSAPPATQPRPTVQKLLHEELALQWVVSGSAVREAVLQHAWFFFQLMVKSMALHLLLGQKLDTPRKLRFPGRFLDDIAALVGSVGLEVITRVHKDVELAEHLNASLAFFLSDLLSLVDRGFVFSLVRAHYKQVATRLQSAPNPAVLLTLRMDFTRILCGHEHYVTLNLPCCPLSPPASPSPSVSSTTSQSSTFSSQAPDPKVISMFELSGSFRQQHFLAGLLLTELALALDPEAEGASLLHKKAISAVHSLLCGHDADPRYAEATVKARVAELYLPLLSLARDTLPRLHDFAEGPGQRSRLASMLDSDTEGEGDIGGTINPSVAMAIAGGPLAPGSRASISQGPATAARSGCALSAESSRTLLVCVLWVLKNAEPALLQRWAADLALPQLGRLLDLLYLCLAAFEYKGKKAFERINSLTFKKSLDMKARLEEAILGTIGARQEMVRRSRERSPFGNQENVRWRKSVTHWRQTSDRVDKTKDEMEHEALVDGNLATEASLVVLDTLEIIVQSLTAGFLAPQTVMLSEARESILGAVLKVVLYSLGSAQSALFLQHGLATQRALVSKFPELLFEEDTELCADLCLRLLRHCGSRISAIRTHASASLYLLMRQNFEIGNNFARVKMQVTMSLSSLVGTTQNFSEDHLRRSLKTILTYAEEDVGLRDSTFAEQVQDLMFNLHMILTDTVKMKEHQEDPEMLIDLMYRIARGYQGSPDLRLTWLQNMAGKHAELGNHAEAAQCMVHAAALVAEYLALLEDSRHLPVGCVSFQNISSNVLEESAISDDILSPDEEGFCSGKHFTELGLVGLLEQAAAYFTMGGLYEAVNEVYKTLIPILEAHRDYKKLAAVHGKLQEAFTKIMHQSSGWERVFGTYFRVGFYGARFGDLDEQEFVYKEPSITKLAEISHRLEEFYTERFGEDVVQIIKDSNPVDKTKLDPQKAYIQITYVEPHFDTYELKDRVTYFDRNYGLRTFLFCTPFTPDGRAHGELPEQHKRKTLLSTDHAFPYIKTRIRVCHREETVLTPVEVAIEDMQKKTRELAFATEQDPPDAKMLQMVLQGSVGPTVNQGPLEVAQVFLAEIPQDPKLFRHHNKLRLCFKDFCKKCEDALRKNKALIGPDQKEYHRELERNYSRLREALQPLLTQRLPQLLAPNAAGLRNSLNRASFRKADL, encoded by the exons ATGTGCCAAAAGCTACCTCCGTGCCAACCGAACAAGGGCCATGGATTCAGCTGGAGGGGCTCTGT GTTCGAGATAGAAATCGAGCCCATCTTTGGCATCTTGGCCCTGTACGATGTGCGGGAGAAAAAGAAG ATCTCGGAGAACTTCTACTTTGACCTGAACTCAGACTCCATGAAGGGCCTACTGCGGGCCCATGGCACCCATCCTGCCATCTCCACCCTGGCCCGCTCTGCCATCTTCTCCGTGACCTATCCCTCGCCCGACATCTTCTTGGTCATCAAG CTGGAGAAGGTGCTGCAGCAGGGGGACATCAGCGAGTGCTGCGAGCCCTACATGGTGATGAAGGAGGTGGACACAGCCAAG AACAAAGAGAAGCTAGAGAAGCTGCGCCTGGCGGCTGAGCAGTTCTGCACCCGTCTGGGCCGCTACCGCATGCCCTTCGCCTGGACGGCGGTGCACCTGGCCAACATTGTGAGCAGCGCGGGCCAGTCGGACCGGGACTCGGACTCGGAGGGCG AGCGCCGACCCACCTGGACTGACCGCCGCCGTCGGGGGCCCCAGGACCGGACGAGTAGCGGGGACGATGCCTGCAGCTTCTCCGGCTTCCGCCCAGCCACGCTAACTGTCACCAACTTCTTTAAGCAG GAAGCTGAGCGGCTCAGTGACGAGGACCTCTTCAAGTTCCTGGCTGACATGCGGCGCCCAACATCCCTGCTGCGGCGCCTGCGGCCCGTGACCG cccagctcaAGATTGacatctccccagcccctgagAACCCCCACTTCTGCCTCTCCCCGGAGCTGCTTCATGTCAAGCCCTACCCAGACCCCAGGGGTCGGCCCACCAAGGAGATCCTGGAGTTCCCCGCCCGTGAGGTCTACGCCCCGCACACCAGCTACAG GAACCTGCTGTACGTGTACCCGCACAGCCTCAACTTCAGCAGCCGCCAGGGCTCCGTGCGCAACCTAACTGTGCGAGTGCAGTACATGGCGGGCGAGGACCCCAGCCAGGCCCTGCCG GTCATCTTTGGCAAGTCCAGCTGCAGTGAGTTCACCCGCGAGGCCTTCACGCCGGTGGTCTACCATAACAA GTCCCCTGAATTCTACGAGGAGTTTAAGCTGCGTCTTCCGGCCTGTGTGACCGAGAACCACCACCTGCTCTTCACCTTCTACCACGTCAGCTGCCAGCCCCGGCCAGGCACGGCCCTGGAGACTCCTGTGGGCTTTACT tgGATCCCACTGCTGCAGCACGGCCGCCTGAGGACCGGCCCCTTCTGCCTCCCTGTGTCCGTGGATCAGCCCCCGCCCAGCTACTCCGTGCTCACACCGGAC GTGGCGCTGCCGGGCATGCGCTGGGTGGATGGCCACAAGGGTGTGTTCAGCGTGGAACTCACGGCTGTGTCCTCTGTGCACCCCCAG GACCCCTACCTGGACAAATTCTTCACCCTGGTGCACGTCCTGGAGGAAGGGGCCTTTCCATTCCGGCTCAAGGATGCCGTGCTCAGCGAGAGCACCGTGGAGCAGGAGCTGCGGGCCAGCCTGGTGGCCCTGCGACTCGCCAGCCCTGAACCCCTTGTCGCCTTCTCCCACCACGTACTGGACAAGCTCGTACGCCTGGTCGTGCGGCCCCCGATCATCGGCGGCCAGATCG TAAACCTGGGTCGTGTAGCCTTTGAAGCAATGGCTCACGTAGTCAGCCTCGTCCACCGGAGCCTGGAGGCTGCCCAGGACGCCCGTGGTCACTGCCCAGTGCTGGCTGCCTATGTCTACTATGCCTTCCGACTGCCTGGCACGGAGCCCAGCCTCCCAGGTG GGGCCCCTCCAGTGACGTTGCAGCCTGCCACTCTGGCCCGTGGCCCGGGCCGCCCCGCAAGCCTCTACCTGGCCCGCTCTAAGAGCATCAGCAGCAGCAACCCTGACCTGGCCGTGGCCCCTGGCTCCGTGGACGACGAGGTCTCCCGCATCCTGGCCAGCAAG GGTATCGACCGCTCACACTCCTGGGTGAATTCTGCTTATGCTCCAGGAGGCAGCAAGGCGGTGCTGCGACGGGCACCCCCTTATTGTGGGGCCGACCCCAGACAG GCCATCGACCGCAGCTCTAGCCGAACCTCTTCCTACCTCGAGGGCTCCTCCTCGGCCCCACCAGCCACCCAGCCGAGACCCACTGTGCAGAAG ctgctTCACGAGGAGCTGGCCCTGCAGTGGGTGGTCAGCGGCAGTGCCGTGCGCGAGGCTGTCCTGCAGCATGCCTGGTTCTTCTTCCAGCTCATG GTGAAAAGCATGGCGCTGCACCTGCTTCTGGGCCAGAAGCTGGACACACCCCGCAAGCTTCGCTTCCCTGGGCGCTTCCTGGATGACATTGCTGCCCTGGTGGGCTCTGTGGGCCTGGAGGTCATCACCCGCGTCCACAAG GACGTGGAGCTGGCCGAGCACCTCAACGCCAGCCTGGCCTTCTTCCTCAGTGATCTGCTGTCCCTGGTGGACCGCGGCTTTGTCTTCAGCCTGGTCCGGGCTCACTACAAGCAG GTGGCCACACGGCTGCAGTCGGCTCCCAACCCGGCGGTGCTGCTGACCCTGCGCATGGACTTCACCCGCATCCTATGCGGCCACGAGCACTATGTGACCCTCAACCTCCCCTGCTGCCCCCTGTCGCCCCCGGCCTCGCCCTCGCCCTCCGTATCTTCCACCACCTCGCAG AGCTCCACCTTTTCCAGCCAGGCCCCAGACCCCAAGGTGATCAGCATGTTCGAGCTGAGTGGGTCGTTCCGGCAGCAGCACTTCCTGGCTGGGCTCCTGCTGACGGaactggccctggccctggatCCTGAGGCCGAGGG GGCGTCCCTGCTGCACAAGAAGGCCATCAGTGCTGTCCACAGCCTGCTCTGTGGCCATGATGCTGACCCCCGCTACGCCGAGGCCACTGTGAAGGCCCGGGTGGCCGAGCTCTACCTGCCACTGCTGTCACTGGCGCGGGACACACTGCCACGGCTGCACGACTTTGCTG AGGGTCCAGGTCAGCGGTCAAGACTGGCTTCTATGCTCGACTCAGACACAGAAGGGGAAGGGGACATAGGAGGCACCATCAACCCCTCAGTGGCCATGGCCATCGCTGGTGGCCCCCTGGCCCCTGGCTCCCGGGCCAGCATCTCGCAGGGCCCAGCGACA GCTGCTCGCTCAGGCTGTGCCCTCTCTGCCGAGTCTAGCCGGACCTTGCTGGTGTGTGTGCTATGGGTCTTGAAGAATGCTGAGCCAGCCCTGCTGCAGCGCTGGGCTGCGGACCTGGCCCTCCCTCAGCTGGGTCGTCTCTTGGACTTGCTGTACCTCTGTCTGGCTGCCTTTGAATACAAG GGGAAAAAGGCCTTTGAACGTATCAACAGTCTCACGTTCAAGAAATCACTGGACATGAAGGCCCGGCTGGAGGAAGCTATCTTGGGCACCATCGGAGCCCGACAGGAGATGGTGCGACGGAGCCGTG AGAGGAGCCCATTTGGGAACCAGGAGAATGTACGCTGGCGGAAGAGCGTCACACACTGGAGACAAACCTCGGACCGTGTGGACAA GACCAAGGATGAAATGGAACACGAGGCCTTGGTGGATGGGAACTTGGCAACCGAGGCAAGCCTGGTGGTTCTGGATACACTGGAGATCATCGTGCAG TCTCTAACAGCTGGATTTCTGGCCCCCCAGACGGTGATGCTGTCAGAGGCCCGGGAGAGTATCTTGGGCGCGGTACTAAAGGTTGTGTTGTACAGTCTGGGCAGTGCCCAGAGTGCCCTCTTCTTGCAGCATGGCCTGGCCACACAGCGGGCCCTGGTATCCAAG TTCCcagagctgctgtttgaggaGGACACGGAGCTGTGTGCTGACCTCTGCTTGAGGCTCCTGCGACACTGCGGGAGCCGCATCAGCGCCATCCGTACGCACGCCAGCGCCTCCCTCTACCTCCTCATGCGCCAGAATTTCGAGATTGGCAAC AACTTTGCCCGCGTGAAGATGCAAGTGACCATGTCGCTTTCATCCCTGGTGGGGACAACGCAGAACTTCAGCGAAGATCACCTGCGACGTTCACTCAAGACCATCCTCACCTATGCCGAGGAGGATGTGGGGCTGCGGGACAGCACCTTTGCTGAGCAG GTCCAGGACCTGATGTTCAACTTGCACATGATCCTGACTGACACGGTGAAGATGAAGGAGCATCAGGAGGACCCGGAAATGCTCATTGACCTCATGTACAG GATTGCCCGGGGCTACCAGGGCTCCCCAGACCTGCGGCTGACATGGCTGCAGAACATGGCGGGGAAGCACGCGGAGCTGGGCAACCACGCGGAGGCTGCGCAGTGCATGGTTCACGCGGCCGCCCTGGTGGCCGAGTACCTCGCTCTGCTGGAGGACAGCCGCCACCTGCCTGTGGGCTGCGTTTCCTTCCAG aacATCTCGTCCAACGTGCTGGAGGAGTCCGCCATCTCTGACGACATCCTGTCGCCTGATGAGGAGGGCTTCTGTTCCGGGAAGCACTTCACGGAGCTGGGGCTGGTGGGGCTGCTGGAACAGGCGGCCGCCTACTTCACCATG GGTGGGCTCTACGAGGCAGTGAATGAGGTCTACAAGACCCTCATCCCCATCCTGGAAGCCCACCGCGACTACAAGAAGCTGGCTGCCGTGCACGGCAAACTGCAGGAGGCCTTCACCAAGATCATGCACCAG AGCTCCGGCTGGGAG CGTGTGTTCGGGACGTATTTCCGCGTGGGCTTCTACGGTGCCCGCTTCGGTGACCTGGATGAACAGGAGTTCGTGTACAAGGAGCCGTCCATCACGAAGCTGGCCGAGATTTCACACAGGCTGGAG GAGTTCTACACGGAGAGGTTCGGGGAGGACGTGGTCCAGATCATCAAAGATTCTAACCCTGTGGACAAGACCAAGCTGGACCCCCAGAAG GCCTACATCCAGATCACGTACGTGGAGCCGCACTTTGACACCTATGAGCTCAAGGACCGGGTGACCTACTTCGACCGCAACTACGGGCTGCGAACCTTCCTGTTCTGCACGCCCTTCACGCCGGACGGGCGCGCACATGGAGAACTGCCCGAGCAGCACAAGCGCAAGACGCTGCTCAGCACAGACCACGCCTTCCCCTACATCAAGACACGAATCCGCGTGTGCCACCGGGAGGAG ACAGTGCTGACGCCAGTAGAGGTGGCCATTGAGGACATGCAGAAGAAGACTCGGGAGCTGGCCTTCGCCACCGAGCAGGACCCGCCTGATGCCAAAATGCTGCAGATGGTGCTGCAGGGCTCCGTGGGGCCCACTGTAAACCAG GGTCCACTGGAGGTGGCCCAGGTGTTTTTGGCCGAGATCCCGCAAGACCCTAAGCTCTTCAGGCATCACAACAAGCTGCGGCTCTGTTTCAAGGACTTCTGCAAGAA GTGCGAGGATGCGCTGCGGAAGAACAAAGCCCTGATTGGGCCGGACCAGAAGGAGTACCACCGTGAGCTGGAGCGCAACTACTCCCGCCTGCGGGAGGCtctgcagcccctgctcacccagCGCCTGCCTCAGCTGCTGGCGCCAAATGCAGCCGGCCTCAG GAACTCCTTGAACAGAGCAAGTTTCCGGAAGGCTGACCTCTGA